The DNA window GCCCCGGCCCGGCGCAGAAGCGCCGCCAGGGCCGGCGAGGCCGACCGGGCCACGGCCACGGCCCCGTAGGGCAGCGTTTCCGGGGCCGTGGCCTCGCTGACGTGGACGACCACGCCGCTGGCCGCGCCGAGGCAGGCCGGCTCGCCGCCGCACAGGATCGGCGCGGCGGCGGGGCCGTTTCGCTCGGGCAAGGGGACAAAGGGCAGGAGCCTGGCCGATTCGAACGCCACCGCACCCGACGGCTCCAGGCAAAAGCCCATCTCCACGGCCCCGCCGAGCAGGCGTTCGGCGGCCAGGCCCTGGCCGGCCAGGGAACGGGCGACTTGCGGCGACAGGCCGGGCCAGGCGCCCGGTGCGGCTTGGGCGTTCGGTTCGCCCCAGGTCCGGGCGAACGGATGGGCGCGGTCGAAATACAGGCTCACCGGCCGGGCCGGGTCGTCCTCGGCCCAGAGGTCGAAGCGCAGGGCCACGGCGCCGTCCGGACCGCCGAAGGCCGTGCGCAGGCGGCCACGGGCCACGGCCGGCGGCGTGGCCAGAACCGTGGCCGAGGGCCTGGCTGCCGTGCCGGCCTTGGCCGCGACTTCCCGGCCCAGTTCCTCCAGGGCGGCGGCAAGCGGTTCGGCCAGGGCCGGCACGCCGGCCCGGGACAGGGTCACGGGCTCGCCGCCCGGTGCCGCCGCCGTCGCGGACACGGTCACGGCCGGACTTTCGGGAGCGCTTTCGGGGTCTTCCAGGGCCTCGGCCAGGGCCTGGCGGGCCGTGGGGACAAGGCCTCCCGCCTCGTCCCAGGCGGCCGGGGTCACGACGAAACCGCGCGGCACGGGCAGCCCCAGCCGTCCGGCCAACTCGCCCAAGGCGGCGGCGTCGCGGCCGACCTTGGGCCGGTCTTCCAGGCGCAGGCCGTGCAGGGGGCGCAGCAGGGCGTCGTCCCCGGGTTCGGGCCGTCCGGCCAGGATGTCCTCCACGGCGGCGGCCAGGGCCATGAAGCGGTCGTAGAGGTCGATATGGCGGTTGCCGGTCATGGCGTTGAGGGCATAAACGGCCTGATGGGCGAAATCCGTCACTTCCCGGGCGGATTTTTCCAGAAAGGCCCGGTCGAAGACGTATTCGCCGCCGAGCATGCGCTCCAGGCCGGCCATGGCGGCCAGGGCGGCGGTGTTGGCTTCGAGCAGCGCCTGGAATTTCGAGAAGAAGGCCCGGGCATCGCCTGCGGGCGCATCGGGGCGGACACGGCCCGCGGTCGCGTCAAAAGGCATGGCGTCGGGTTCCCTGCCGCGCTTCGAGGCGGCCGACCACGTCCAGGATGTCGGCCAGCTTGAAGGGTTTGGCCACGAAGTCGAAGGCGCCCTTGTGGAAGGATTCCTTGGCCGTTTCCAAGGTGGCGAAGCCGGTGATGACGATGACGCCGACATCGGGCGAGACGGCTTTCACCCGGTCGAGGAAGGCGATGCCGTCGAGGCCCTCCATTTTAAGGTCGGTGATGACGATGTCGGCCGGATTGTTCTCGAACGCGGCCAGGGCCTCCTGGCTGTCCGTGAAGGCCTCCACGTCGTAGCCGGCCTTCTGGAAGGCGGGCTTGAGGCGTTTGACCACGATGGGCTCGTCGTCGAGGATGAGCAGTCGGCGTTTGCGCGGCTCAGGGGTTTCGGGCTGGGTCATGGGCGTCCTCCGTCACCGCCGCGATGGCGGTGAGAAATTCCGTGGCGAAACAGTGGGCGTCGTCCTCGCGGCCAAGGCGCACGTCGAGCTGGCGGGTAAAGCCGACCAGGCCGCCTAAAAGGCGCAGCTTGGCGCGCATGGCCGGCAGATCGACCTTCTTGATGCGCCCGACCACCAGGTCGCCGTGGATCTCGACCCGGAAATCGGCCCGCTCCAGGATCTTGCCGATGCAGCGCGCCCGCCTGGACCGGCGGTCGAAATCCGTCACCCCGCCCAGAAACCGGAAATAGAGCGAATTGTCGTTTACCACCTCGCCGGCGTAGGCGTCGATGAGGATGAAGTGGTAGCCCAGGTGCAAATTGAGGTTCATGTATTCGTTGGAGACCACGGCCAGGTTGCGGCCGAGCTTTTCCTCGCCCGGGCCGCCCATGCCGAGCGTGCGCGTGAGGCTGGCCATGAAGCTGCCCATGTCCACGGGCACCGGGTCGGTGTCCCACATGCCCGATCCGGTCAGCCCGGCGAGCAGCTCGCGAAGGGGCAGCGAGGGCAGGGCCTCGGGCGCGATCTCGCCGCCCTGGGCGCTGCCGTCGCCGTCGAGGTCGATGATGGAGAGGTTGAGCGGCAAGGCCGTGCGCAGCTTGCGGGCCGAGGCGTCGAGGATGCCCCGGCGGTTTTCGCTGAACGCGACCAGTTCGGCCACGGCCTGTTCGTGGATGTAGCGGGTGATGTCGTGGTAGGTGCGGCAGGAGGCCGGCGTGAAGCCCGGGGCGTGGGGATCGACGAGGTTTAAGGGCGTGATCTTTTTCAGCAGCCGGCGCAGCAGCCGGTATTCGTAGGAGTCCTCGTAGACCGCCTCCTCGGTCAGCTCGAAGTAGCGCAGCTCCTTGACCAGGCCCCGGTAGACCACGTTTTGCGTGGCGTCCACGGTGATCTCGTCCCCGGTTTCGAGCAGCCGCGTGGCCAGGCCGCAGCCGACCACCGTGGGCAGGCGGAACTCCCGGGCCACGGCGGCCATGTGGCCGGCCGGGGAGCCGATGTCGGTCAGTATCCCCTGGGCCCGGGGCATGATGCGGGAAAAGCGCGGCGAGGTGTGGTGGGCGATAAGGATCGCGCCGAAGGGGAAATCGTCGAGGTCGGCGTCGCCACGCACCACGTAGGCCGTGCCCATGGCCACGCCGCGCTGGACCACGTCGCCGCGGCCGGAAAAGAGGACCTCGGCCTTTTCCGTGGCCGCGTCGATGGCCCCGGTGCGCCGGGCCGGATCGCCGTGGAAGACCATGGGCCGGCTTTGCAGGATGTAGAGCCGGCCGGCGGCGTCGATGGTCCATTCCACGTCTTGCGGCCGCTTGAAATACTTTTCCAGGGAGACGGCCGCCTCGCCGAGCAGCGACAAGTCGGCCTCGGCCAGGCAGGGGGCATCGGCCTTTTGCGGCGGCAGGTCGGTATAGGCCGTGCCGCCTTCCGGGCGCAGGGCGAGGGCCTGGGGCTTGTGGGCGATCTCCCGGGACAGGCTGGCGAAGGGCGCCCGCCGGCCGATGAGGTAGGAATCGGTGTCCAGTTCGCCGGACATGATGGGCGCGCACAGCCCCCAGGCGGCGCTGACGAAGATGCCCTCCTCCTTGCGCGTCAGCGGCGCGTAGGTGTAGAGCCCGCCGCTGACCACGGAATCGATCATGACCTGGCAGCCCACGGCCATGACCGCCTCGTGCTCCCGAAAGCCCCGGCGACGGCGGTACAGCCAGGCCTCGGGCGTGTAGGCCCCGGCCACCACCCGCTTGAAGGCCTCGGCCGCCTGGGACGGCGGCACGCCGATGACGCTTTCGTACTGGCCGGCGAAGCTCGTTTCGCCGTCCTCGTTCCAGGCCGAACTGCGCACGGCCAGGCTCCGGGGCGGCCGGCCCAGCCGCCCGGCCAGGGCGGCCAGGGCCTCGGCCAGGCCCCGGGAGAGGCTTTTGGGCAGGCTTGCCGCCAGGATGCGCTGGCGCACCGTGGCCGAAGCCTCGGCGAGGGCCCCTTCCTCGTCGGCGTCGAGCCGCTCGGTCTGGCGGGCGATGAGCTCGGGCAGGCCGTTTTTGGCCATGAACGCGGCAAAGGCCCCGGTGGTGATGACGAACCCGTCGGGCACGGGCAGCTGGAGCACGTTTTTGAGTTCGCCGAGCATGGCGAACTTGCCGCCGGCGGCCTCGGCCATGTCGGCCCGCAGGGCGGACAGGGGCAGGGTGGGGGCGGTGTCCGGGAAATGGTGCCGCCCGGCCAGCTCGTCGGCGATCTCCTGGCGCACGGTTTCGAAGGCCGTGAAAAGCGGCACGTTGCGGCAGCGGTTCAAAATGGACAGGTCGGAAACGAGCTTGAAGATCTGGTCGGCCATCTCCTCGCAGGCGGCCTCGATGTAGCGGCGGTCGAAGACGTATTCGCCGCCGAGCTTGTCCCCCATGTCGGCCATGAGCGTGAGGATGCGGTTGTTGCGTTCGAGGATGCTCTTGAATTTCTTGAACAGCACCACGAAGGGCACCGGGGCCTTGCCCCGGGGCGCGAGCCGCAACGCCTGTCCGATCCTGCCGAGCACGCCCATGGCCGATTGCATCCGTTTCGCCTAGTGGGCGCCGCTTTTGGAGCCGGAGAACAGCTGGCCGATGACCAGGCCGCCGAGGATGGCGATGATGGAGGCCAGGATGCCGTAGAGGGCGCCGTGGCCGAAGGCCATGTCGGCCAGGAAGGCCGGGGCGCCGACGAAGGAGGCCGTCATCGTGGCCTGGCCCCTGGCCGCCACGGCGCCGTTATCGAGGGCCAGGACCTCCACGGCGTAGGCGCCGGGCGAAAGCCGCGACGGCAGGCGCAGCACGGCCGTAAACGGCCGCGTGTCCCCGGCGTCGGGGCCGAGCGTCACCTGGCCGGCGTTTTCCAGGTAGAGCTGCTCCGCTTGCTGGAACTTCAGGAACTCGGCCAGCAGGGCCGCCTTGTCCGGATCGTTGGA is part of the Solidesulfovibrio sp. genome and encodes:
- a CDS encoding PEP/pyruvate-binding domain-containing protein, producing the protein MQSAMGVLGRIGQALRLAPRGKAPVPFVVLFKKFKSILERNNRILTLMADMGDKLGGEYVFDRRYIEAACEEMADQIFKLVSDLSILNRCRNVPLFTAFETVRQEIADELAGRHHFPDTAPTLPLSALRADMAEAAGGKFAMLGELKNVLQLPVPDGFVITTGAFAAFMAKNGLPELIARQTERLDADEEGALAEASATVRQRILAASLPKSLSRGLAEALAALAGRLGRPPRSLAVRSSAWNEDGETSFAGQYESVIGVPPSQAAEAFKRVVAGAYTPEAWLYRRRRGFREHEAVMAVGCQVMIDSVVSGGLYTYAPLTRKEEGIFVSAAWGLCAPIMSGELDTDSYLIGRRAPFASLSREIAHKPQALALRPEGGTAYTDLPPQKADAPCLAEADLSLLGEAAVSLEKYFKRPQDVEWTIDAAGRLYILQSRPMVFHGDPARRTGAIDAATEKAEVLFSGRGDVVQRGVAMGTAYVVRGDADLDDFPFGAILIAHHTSPRFSRIMPRAQGILTDIGSPAGHMAAVAREFRLPTVVGCGLATRLLETGDEITVDATQNVVYRGLVKELRYFELTEEAVYEDSYEYRLLRRLLKKITPLNLVDPHAPGFTPASCRTYHDITRYIHEQAVAELVAFSENRRGILDASARKLRTALPLNLSIIDLDGDGSAQGGEIAPEALPSLPLRELLAGLTGSGMWDTDPVPVDMGSFMASLTRTLGMGGPGEEKLGRNLAVVSNEYMNLNLHLGYHFILIDAYAGEVVNDNSLYFRFLGGVTDFDRRSRRARCIGKILERADFRVEIHGDLVVGRIKKVDLPAMRAKLRLLGGLVGFTRQLDVRLGREDDAHCFATEFLTAIAAVTEDAHDPARNP
- a CDS encoding response regulator gives rise to the protein MTQPETPEPRKRRLLILDDEPIVVKRLKPAFQKAGYDVEAFTDSQEALAAFENNPADIVITDLKMEGLDGIAFLDRVKAVSPDVGVIVITGFATLETAKESFHKGAFDFVAKPFKLADILDVVGRLEARQGTRRHAF
- a CDS encoding TIGR02186 family protein is translated as MRRLSALALAVGLTAALAAPARAASLPPLTLAPQAVAINSLYNGTDLTVTGDVPAGSQVVVRLAGEPETFRMKQKARVLGVLWMNTEKVAFAGAPSVFLVAASPEAPAAVVSGLGVPGLARTITVESNDPDKAALLAEFLKFQQAEQLYLENAGQVTLGPDAGDTRPFTAVLRLPSRLSPGAYAVEVLALDNGAVAARGQATMTASFVGAPAFLADMAFGHGALYGILASIIAILGGLVIGQLFSGSKSGAH
- a CDS encoding PEP-utilizing enzyme: MPFDATAGRVRPDAPAGDARAFFSKFQALLEANTAALAAMAGLERMLGGEYVFDRAFLEKSAREVTDFAHQAVYALNAMTGNRHIDLYDRFMALAAAVEDILAGRPEPGDDALLRPLHGLRLEDRPKVGRDAAALGELAGRLGLPVPRGFVVTPAAWDEAGGLVPTARQALAEALEDPESAPESPAVTVSATAAAPGGEPVTLSRAGVPALAEPLAAALEELGREVAAKAGTAARPSATVLATPPAVARGRLRTAFGGPDGAVALRFDLWAEDDPARPVSLYFDRAHPFARTWGEPNAQAAPGAWPGLSPQVARSLAGQGLAAERLLGGAVEMGFCLEPSGAVAFESARLLPFVPLPERNGPAAAPILCGGEPACLGAASGVVVHVSEATAPETLPYGAVAVARSASPALAALLRRAGAVVAEVGDAVGHLAAIAREYRTPALFGLPGAVDALPEGRLVTVDAEAGCVLAGAGPIRPAPDGGLSPDDPEYLVLRRLLRRIAVLHATDPGAPDFSAAGCRTLHDILHFAHDRAVAVLADLRQAGVSERLATALPLPVPLDLRVLDIGGALAPKVAGLDSVRSRPLAAVLAGLLAPGMWDTAPARVGLGDILGAMARPLPDMRGNLAIAARGYCNLSLRLGYHFTVIDAYVCGNPEKNTIAFRFVGGLADAAGKNARTAFLRRILARCDFKVETAGDLVTARRKMVEDAQALEGLRLLGALCAFARQRDTELSGPDAAQSLERAFLAAWGEVRP